The Bacteroidota bacterium genomic sequence CGAAGATGAAGCAAATCGATACAAAGTAACAGGGCCTTTTTCCTGATTATTTATTTCAAGCCACTGTTCAATAACATCTTCATTCCGGTATGCCCTAATGAAAATCGTCACATAAAACGGATAATATGAATCCTTCAACTCAATGCTGGTTAGCGATACATTATCATCGACAGCTTTGGTTTCGTGGCTCACATAGACCAGGTCGGTAGAGGTATTCCCATCGGAATGGAAAGCCTGAAGGGCTGGTTCCCAAATAAACCCATTGCCAGAAGGGGGAAGAAATTCATCTTCACGTGCCGGAAGTTTGGCAGGGATAGTCAATTTTTGATCAGGCCGTCCGTAACCAAGTTGATAAACGCGCAGGTCGGAAGCATGATACAGCCTCAGAAGGCTATGGGCGGTATATACGTTAATTACACCTGATGCTGTTGCATCAACAGATTCTTGTGAAAAAGCACTAAAAATCGAAAACCAAAAAATGGCAAGGGAAAAACATAAATATTTCATCAGCATAATAAAAATTAAGGTTAAAGGCATTCATGCTTTAACCAATTCATCATGAATAACTTAAAATCATAATTTTTCAGGGACTAAATTGATTTCCCTGAAAGTAAAACCATTTTTTCCTTCCGAGAAACTGACAGGAAGAAGTATAAGTTTGTACGAACCAGCCTTTGTGAACGTCAGTTTGCCTCCAGAGGAATGAATCTTCTTCCAGTACTGGCTGCGCGGATTAAATTCCTGGCTTTCATTGTTGATGGCAGATTGCTGTTCCTGATTATTGCATTGTACTTTTACAACATGTCCGCCCTGCCATACAGGAGCCCCGTGAGAACCCGTCTCGGTTGAAACAATATCAATCTTATAACTTCCCGGTTTTTGTACTTTAAAATCCCAGGTAAGAGAGATGGCAGGATCTTTCCAGTCAGCACCTCCACCTCTGGCGGTAAAATTAAGCTTTTCTGGTTTACCATCTTTCAATGACATTGCCAAAATTCCAGGCAAATCAATATTTCCTCCGGCTTGCTGGCAAATTCCGGTTTCTACTGCAGGTTTTCCTTCAATCTCCATCACTACCACCGACACAACTTTGTCTGGTGCCTGAGCGGGCAGGTTAATCTTCACCCTGTAATGATCCATGTTTTTGTCATACAGAACCTTGAAAGGAACAGGCTTCTTCTGCAAATCCGAAAGTAGATAAACTTTTTTAACCTTGTTTTTCAGCCCTTCCAAATAAAATCCATTGTTGGGCCAGTTAAAAATCCCCAGGTATAGTTTCCCGGGCTTGGCAGTAATATTGCCCCAGTTGAATTCAACCTGATAAGGACTGGCAGCGGTTCCATAGATACATTCGCTGTTTACCTTCATCCAATCACCTACCTGTTTCAATATATTAACAGATTCCTGTGGAATAACCCCTTCAGAAGTAGGCCCGACATTCAACAGATAATTTCCGCCTTTGCTGGCAATATCAAAAAGAAGGCGGGTAAGATCAGCTGCCGATTTCCAGTTGTGATCATTTTTCTTATATCCCCAGGTATTATTAAGAGTAGCCGGAACTTCCCAGTCGCCGGGAACAACCGTAGCGGGAATAACATTATCGCCGGTAGACATGTAATCGGTTTCAACGCCACCACCAAGGCGCCCGCTGATGATACATTCAGGCTGAAGCTTACGCACCAGGTCTTTCAGATCTTGTGCCTGCTCTTTTGAAATAGTCATCGGGGTATCAAACCAGATTAACCCTATAGGGCCATAATTGGTAAGCAATTCCGTTAGTTGGGGTTTGACTTTTTCATCCAGATATCTCTGAAAATCACGTTCTTTAGGAAAATCCCAATCATTGTCCAAACCGTTAGGTTCGTTCCAGTCGCGTGACTGCGAATAATAAAAACAGAGTTTTATCCCCTGTTTGTGGCATTCCTCGGCCAAAGCCTTTATAACGTCCTTGCCATAAGGAGTTGCATCCACAATATTGTATTTCGAAGCATCGGATTTGAACATGGCAAAACCTTCATGGTGCTTGGAAGTGATGGTTATGTACTTCATTCCTGCATTTTTGGCGGTCATCACAAAGTCATGTGCATTAAATTTTACAGGATTGAACTTTGATGCCAGCTGGCGGTATTCGGCCACAGGAATCTTTGCATTTTTAAAAATCCATTCACCTATTCCCGGAATTTCTTTACCATTCCATTCCCCGGCAGGGATGGAATACAATCCCCAATGAATGAACATCCCGAAACGGGCTTCGCGCCACCATTTCATCCTTTCGTCCTGTGTGATATTTCTCTGAGCTTTCATTATCCCTGAGAACAGGAATAAAAATGCAAAAAATACAGCTAACTTCTTCATAATTAATTTTTTTTAGATCTAATGATTTCTATTTTTCAGTTTTTTCCATAATGGCTGAAGCCCAGAGGAAACCGGCCAAAGTTTCTTTGGCATTAACCATCCTGGGATAATTCACGTATGCAGCATAATTGTTTTTGACGGAAATACCGTCGCCACCACCATGTACATCGACAAGGCCTTTTTCGTTGATAGCGGCAAAGGTTAAAAGACTTTCAAATCCTCTTCGGGCAACATTTTCATATTCTTTTTTATCGAGTACGCCGATATCTATTCCTTTTTGAATTGAATAAACAAACATTGAAGTCCCTGAAGGATCAATCCAGTTACCGGGCTGATTGCCCTTATCGACAATCATAAACCATCCTCCTGACACAGGGTCCTGGTTTTTCTTCAAACCAGCCATCATTCGTTTATAAATATCAAGTACAGAGGCATATTGAGGATGACTTTCAGGCATCACTGCCAGCAATTCTGATACCACCAGAGCGTACCAACCCAATCCCTCGCTCCAGACTTCAGGTGAGAGGCCGGTTTTGGGATCAGCCCATTTTGTAGCTGCAGGATTTTCAGTCCAGGCGTGGAGATAAAGCCCGCTTCCATCTTTTTCACAATGCCTGGCAAACACTTTAATCTGTCTAGCCGCCTCGTCGATGCAATATTCTTTATCTCCAATTACTTGTCCGTAGCGGATCAGGAACATCTGCCCCATAAAAATACCATCAATCCACATGTCCGGAGTTTTCATCCCATGCCAGAACTGTCCGTCATTACTGCGGGGATAAGTATCAAAAACTTTCCGGAACTGCATGGCTGCCTTTTTATAACGCTCATCTCCCGTGTACTCGTATAGAGCGACGATGCTTGAACCGGTCATCAGATTATCCAGGCTGTTCAAATTGTCGCCATGAAAATTGCCCTTGTCATCAACAAATTTGTCTATGTATGTTTTGATAAAATCAAGATATTTCCTGTCGCCGGTACTCTTATACAACATTTCGAAACCATGAAACATATAGCCATGCACATAGGACCATGGTTTCCAGTATGCATCACGGTAATCAGGATAACGTGC encodes the following:
- a CDS encoding alpha-L-fucosidase, with the protein product MKKLAVFFAFLFLFSGIMKAQRNITQDERMKWWREARFGMFIHWGLYSIPAGEWNGKEIPGIGEWIFKNAKIPVAEYRQLASKFNPVKFNAHDFVMTAKNAGMKYITITSKHHEGFAMFKSDASKYNIVDATPYGKDVIKALAEECHKQGIKLCFYYSQSRDWNEPNGLDNDWDFPKERDFQRYLDEKVKPQLTELLTNYGPIGLIWFDTPMTISKEQAQDLKDLVRKLQPECIISGRLGGGVETDYMSTGDNVIPATVVPGDWEVPATLNNTWGYKKNDHNWKSAADLTRLLFDIASKGGNYLLNVGPTSEGVIPQESVNILKQVGDWMKVNSECIYGTAASPYQVEFNWGNITAKPGKLYLGIFNWPNNGFYLEGLKNKVKKVYLLSDLQKKPVPFKVLYDKNMDHYRVKINLPAQAPDKVVSVVVMEIEGKPAVETGICQQAGGNIDLPGILAMSLKDGKPEKLNFTARGGGADWKDPAISLTWDFKVQKPGSYKIDIVSTETGSHGAPVWQGGHVVKVQCNNQEQQSAINNESQEFNPRSQYWKKIHSSGGKLTFTKAGSYKLILLPVSFSEGKNGFTFREINLVPEKL